A region of Planktomarina temperata RCA23 DNA encodes the following proteins:
- a CDS encoding cysteine synthase A, protein MSTIYSDLAAAVGNTPLIRLKAASEATGCEILGKAEFMNPGQSVKDRAALYIIKAAVASGDLKPGGTIVEGTAGNTGIGLALVGASMGFRTVIVIPETQSQEKKDMLRLAGAELVEVPAAPYKNPNNYVRYSGRLAQELAKTEPNGAIWANQFDNIANRQAHIETTGPEIWAQTEGKLDGFICAAGSGGTVAGMGLYLQPKGVKVGLADPDGAALHSFYTTGVLASEGGSISEGIGQGRITKNLEGFTPDMSYNIPDAEALPFVFDLLRNEGLVLGGSSGINIAGAVRMARDLGPGHRIVTILCDYGTRYQSKLFNPDFLRSKGLEVPEWMETSRDIQTVFEPV, encoded by the coding sequence ATGTCGACTATCTATTCCGATTTGGCTGCGGCCGTGGGCAATACGCCATTGATCCGGCTCAAAGCGGCCAGCGAGGCCACGGGCTGTGAAATCCTTGGCAAAGCGGAATTTATGAACCCAGGACAATCTGTTAAGGATCGTGCGGCTTTGTATATTATCAAAGCGGCTGTGGCCTCGGGTGATTTAAAGCCAGGTGGTACGATCGTTGAAGGTACGGCCGGCAATACGGGGATTGGCTTGGCGCTGGTTGGCGCCTCAATGGGCTTTCGCACGGTGATCGTCATACCCGAAACGCAAAGCCAAGAGAAAAAAGATATGTTGCGCCTTGCGGGTGCAGAGCTTGTCGAAGTCCCTGCCGCCCCTTACAAAAACCCCAATAACTATGTGCGTTATTCGGGACGTTTGGCCCAAGAATTGGCCAAAACAGAGCCCAATGGTGCCATATGGGCCAATCAATTTGACAATATTGCCAATCGCCAAGCGCATATTGAGACCACCGGGCCTGAAATATGGGCGCAAACTGAGGGCAAATTGGATGGGTTCATTTGTGCTGCCGGCTCGGGGGGAACCGTGGCGGGCATGGGACTGTATTTGCAGCCCAAGGGTGTAAAAGTGGGCCTCGCCGACCCGGATGGCGCGGCCTTGCACAGTTTTTACACCACAGGGGTTCTGGCCTCAGAGGGTGGCTCGATCAGCGAAGGCATTGGTCAAGGTCGGATCACCAAAAATCTAGAGGGCTTTACGCCGGATATGTCCTATAACATTCCAGATGCAGAGGCTTTGCCCTTTGTCTTCGATCTGCTGCGCAATGAGGGCCTGGTTCTGGGAGGATCTTCTGGAATCAACATTGCCGGCGCTGTGCGCATGGCGCGTGACCTTGGCCCTGGTCATAGAATTGTCACTATTTTGTGTGACTATGGGACGCGTTATCAATCAAAACTCTTTAACCCTGATTTCTTGCGCTCGAAAGGCCTCGAGGTGCCAGAATGGATGGAGACCAGCCGTGATATTCAAACTGTTTTTGAACCTGTCTAA
- a CDS encoding SAM-dependent methyltransferase: MILTSTDGQKNLPRYFATAFGVAQKGQNGRIDFAFDDGRIFRAEGPGAGPVCEVRIHDKGIFERLLREGQLGFCDAYLDGQWSTPDLQAFMDYIHADNEEVFDSFPGQKLVQIYEKFRFWMQRNSKGQARKNISYHYDLGNDFYGLWLDKTMTYSSAIFETGRETLEEAQTAKYASMVDQMGVKPGDHVLEIGCGWGGFAEYAAKERGLKVTCLTISNEQFKYAEDRIAAAGLQDMVTFKLQDYRDETGVYDGIASIEMFEAVGEKYWPSYFSTVFGRLKTGGQATLQIITVRDDRFEDYRKSVDFIQKYIFPGGMLPSPAVLRREAQKAGLDCVKSIEFGESYSKTLRLWHARFNDKWDQVEAMGFDERFRRMWNFYLTSCAATFHYANCDVTQITLSKPE, translated from the coding sequence ATGATCCTGACTTCCACCGATGGGCAGAAAAACTTGCCGCGTTATTTTGCCACCGCCTTTGGCGTTGCGCAAAAAGGACAAAACGGGCGCATAGATTTTGCTTTTGACGATGGCCGCATCTTCCGCGCGGAAGGTCCGGGCGCCGGACCGGTATGCGAGGTTCGTATTCACGACAAAGGCATCTTCGAGCGTTTGCTGCGGGAAGGGCAGCTGGGGTTTTGTGATGCCTATTTGGATGGCCAATGGAGCACGCCGGATTTGCAGGCTTTCATGGATTATATTCATGCGGATAATGAAGAGGTGTTTGACAGTTTCCCAGGGCAAAAGCTGGTCCAGATTTACGAGAAATTCCGCTTCTGGATGCAGCGGAATTCCAAGGGGCAAGCGCGCAAAAACATCAGCTATCACTATGACCTAGGAAATGATTTCTATGGTCTGTGGCTCGACAAGACTATGACCTATTCATCGGCGATTTTTGAAACCGGGCGTGAAACACTCGAGGAGGCCCAGACGGCAAAATATGCCAGTATGGTTGATCAAATGGGGGTGAAGCCTGGTGATCATGTGCTGGAAATTGGTTGCGGCTGGGGTGGCTTTGCCGAATATGCTGCGAAAGAGCGCGGGTTGAAAGTGACCTGTCTGACCATCAGCAATGAGCAGTTTAAATACGCCGAAGATCGGATTGCGGCGGCCGGCCTGCAAGATATGGTGACGTTTAAACTGCAAGATTATCGCGATGAAACCGGGGTTTATGACGGCATTGCCAGCATTGAGATGTTTGAGGCTGTCGGAGAGAAATATTGGCCCTCCTATTTCAGTACGGTTTTTGGCCGGCTCAAAACAGGTGGGCAGGCGACGCTACAAATCATCACAGTGCGTGATGATCGGTTTGAAGATTACCGTAAATCTGTGGATTTTATTCAAAAATATATTTTCCCAGGCGGTATGCTGCCCTCACCGGCAGTGCTGCGCCGTGAGGCCCAAAAAGCCGGTTTGGACTGTGTGAAATCAATAGAGTTTGGCGAGAGTTATAGCAAAACTCTGAGGCTTTGGCATGCGCGGTTCAATGACAAATGGGATCAAGTGGAGGCGATGGGCTTTGATGAGCGTTTCCGCCGGATGTGGAATTTCTACCTGACCTCTTGCGCCGCGACCTTTCATTACGCCAATTGCGATGTGACACAAATCACCCTGTCCAAGCCTGAATGA
- a CDS encoding DUF3772 domain-containing protein, with the protein MIFKLFLNLSKFFLIVWLGLWATLASAQTSAQVTPDYSRWAATANMAQDTLEAGTANEAFLTKLREQLALRRSEFLEVQNSSPARLAILEEQLAALGPVPESGTELAEIAERRASLAQDIEAINAPRIRAREAYKQADGLIREIDAALSAKQTENLLKLGPSPIDLRLWPEAVLQITEKLQSLVGNVSTAWNTPVVRDKARDQLPLIVTLLLAAGLLLTQGRRWLARALRRLSRSEDAFGVDLARYLLGLGQLVNVMLCVFLLSRAWSVSRLYDLDLSVLLQAATWIFAPLFISRWLATQLCPIDETSRSALALPGGSGLQARLLIRWLGVVISAMILMGYLSDMGDFSSGTEAVIVFVLVSIAGVGTLRLGGLLWRQSHGPQAATGAEQVPHRIVVRLGQGLAVVAAICIALAVIGYSYLAIELLMSILLSTGLLGILFVTFEAVRNAFAMLSSDRSAGHDSLAAVVVNAGLIVAFLPVFALIGGVRTSELTELWASFKSGVTLGGVQLSPGVVLQLIVVFVIGLLLTRLIQRTLKTRILAKTKIDAGGQNAIVSGIGYFGIFLAAVVAITSAGLDLSSLAIVAGALSVGIGFGLQNIVSNFVSGIILLIERPISVGDWIEVGGNMGIVRKISVRSTSIQTFDRTDVIVPNADLVSGTVTNYTHGSSVGRIIVPIGVAYGNDTRKIEELLLPLAEQHPLVLKDPAPSVVFQGFGADSLNFEIRALLADINYGLTVRSELNHQVYEVLTANGIEIPFGQRDIWIRNPEALGAVRSEPS; encoded by the coding sequence GTGATATTCAAACTGTTTTTGAACCTGTCTAAATTTTTTCTGATTGTCTGGTTGGGGCTGTGGGCCACGCTCGCGAGTGCCCAAACCTCGGCGCAAGTCACGCCAGATTATAGCCGATGGGCCGCCACGGCAAATATGGCGCAAGATACGCTCGAAGCCGGTACCGCAAATGAAGCTTTTTTGACCAAACTGCGCGAGCAATTGGCCTTGAGACGGTCTGAATTTTTAGAAGTGCAAAATTCTAGCCCCGCTAGATTGGCCATTTTGGAGGAGCAGTTGGCCGCCCTCGGGCCTGTGCCCGAAAGCGGCACAGAACTGGCAGAAATCGCCGAGCGCCGCGCCAGCTTGGCTCAGGATATTGAGGCTATAAATGCGCCGCGCATAAGGGCTCGGGAGGCCTACAAACAGGCCGATGGTTTGATTCGCGAAATTGATGCCGCGCTGTCGGCGAAACAGACCGAAAATCTGCTCAAGCTGGGCCCGTCGCCCATTGATCTTCGCCTCTGGCCTGAGGCGGTTTTACAAATTACGGAAAAATTGCAATCTCTTGTGGGCAATGTATCGACCGCTTGGAATACCCCTGTTGTGCGCGACAAAGCGCGTGATCAATTGCCACTTATCGTGACGCTGCTTTTGGCAGCAGGCCTGTTGCTGACACAAGGTCGCCGCTGGCTGGCCCGTGCCCTGCGCCGCCTGTCCCGCTCAGAAGATGCCTTTGGCGTCGATCTGGCCCGATACTTGCTCGGCTTGGGGCAGCTGGTGAATGTGATGCTCTGTGTATTCTTGCTGTCGCGTGCTTGGAGTGTTTCACGGCTCTATGATCTTGATTTGAGCGTCTTGCTGCAAGCTGCCACTTGGATTTTCGCCCCGCTTTTTATCAGCCGTTGGTTGGCCACTCAACTATGCCCCATTGATGAGACGAGCCGAAGTGCTCTTGCATTGCCCGGCGGTTCAGGCCTGCAGGCGCGTTTGTTGATCCGTTGGCTGGGTGTGGTCATCTCTGCGATGATCTTGATGGGCTATCTGAGCGATATGGGCGATTTTTCGAGTGGAACTGAGGCAGTGATCGTCTTTGTACTCGTGTCCATCGCGGGCGTCGGAACCTTGCGGCTTGGCGGATTGTTGTGGCGCCAAAGCCATGGACCACAGGCCGCCACAGGGGCCGAGCAAGTGCCCCACAGGATTGTGGTGCGACTTGGGCAAGGGCTGGCTGTTGTCGCGGCAATCTGTATCGCCCTTGCGGTGATTGGCTATTCATATTTGGCCATCGAGTTGTTGATGTCTATTCTTCTGTCCACCGGGCTTTTGGGCATACTCTTTGTAACATTCGAGGCTGTGCGCAATGCATTTGCAATGCTGTCTTCAGATCGTAGCGCCGGGCATGATAGCCTGGCTGCCGTCGTTGTGAATGCGGGCTTGATTGTGGCCTTTTTACCGGTCTTTGCCCTGATCGGGGGGGTGCGAACATCAGAGCTGACGGAGCTCTGGGCGTCCTTTAAATCTGGCGTGACACTCGGAGGGGTGCAGCTGTCGCCTGGCGTTGTGCTGCAGCTGATTGTTGTCTTTGTCATTGGCCTGTTACTGACGCGCCTCATTCAACGGACTTTAAAAACCCGCATTTTGGCGAAAACCAAAATAGATGCGGGCGGACAGAATGCCATTGTCTCGGGCATCGGTTATTTCGGGATTTTCTTGGCGGCGGTCGTGGCGATTACCTCTGCTGGGCTTGATCTGTCGTCGCTTGCAATTGTTGCTGGTGCCCTTTCGGTTGGGATCGGTTTTGGCTTGCAAAATATCGTATCCAACTTTGTGTCTGGCATCATCTTATTGATTGAGAGGCCCATCAGTGTTGGCGATTGGATCGAAGTGGGCGGAAATATGGGGATTGTCAGAAAAATCTCCGTCCGTTCCACGAGCATACAGACCTTTGACCGTACGGATGTGATTGTACCCAATGCCGATTTGGTCTCGGGAACGGTGACCAACTACACCCATGGCAGCTCTGTGGGTCGCATCATTGTCCCGATCGGCGTAGCCTATGGCAATGACACGCGCAAGATTGAAGAGCTCTTGCTGCCACTTGCCGAGCAACATCCTCTGGTGCTGAAAGATCCGGCACCCTCGGTGGTGTTCCAAGGATTTGGCGCAGATTCTTTGAACTTTGAGATCCGCGCATTGCTTGCCGATATCAATTATGGGCTCACGGTGCGCTCCGAATTGAACCATCAGGTCTATGAGGTGCTGACCGCCAATGGCATAGAAATTCCATTCGGGCAGCGCGATATTTGGATCCGTAACCCAGAGGCCCTGGGCGCCGTACGCTCTGAGCCCTCGTAA
- a CDS encoding cryptochrome/photolyase family protein, translating into MTPTLLWFRRDLRLQDHAALTAALARGGPVIAVFICDAQVETLGSAPKWRLGQGIAALQKAVADKGNRLILRRGAAIDVIPKLVEETGATAVYWQRSYDPASQARDAEVKAFLSAMGLEAKSFKGHLLFEPWTVQTKLGGFYKVYTPLWKAVRGREVPEPLPAPTRIPGPETYPSSEALGAWGLGRAMQRGAAIVERYARVGADLAQERLAEFTSGALRHYGEGRDIPGEDGTSKLAENLALGEITPAQCWHAGQAELNRGNPGAEIFLKELVWREFAYHLLHHTPQILTRNWKPAWDAFPWSEEASSAKFTAWKTGRTGLEFIDAAMRELYVTGTMHNRGRMIVASYLTKHLMTHWRLGQAWFEDCLIDWDPASNAMGWQWAAGSGPDAAPYFRVFNPETQIEKFDADRRYRKMWIAEGQANPPASALQYFDAIPRSWGLSAQSAYPAPIVSAKEGREIALSFYKTRDF; encoded by the coding sequence ATGACCCCAACTTTATTGTGGTTCCGGCGCGACTTGCGTCTGCAGGACCACGCGGCGCTGACGGCCGCTCTTGCCCGGGGTGGCCCGGTGATTGCCGTGTTCATCTGTGATGCGCAGGTTGAGACCTTAGGATCGGCGCCAAAATGGCGGTTGGGGCAGGGTATTGCGGCCCTTCAAAAGGCCGTCGCCGACAAAGGCAACCGCTTGATTTTGCGGCGCGGCGCGGCGATAGATGTGATCCCCAAGCTTGTCGAGGAAACGGGTGCGACCGCCGTCTATTGGCAGCGGTCCTATGATCCAGCCAGCCAGGCGCGTGATGCGGAGGTGAAAGCGTTCCTCTCGGCCATGGGGCTCGAGGCCAAAAGCTTCAAAGGCCACCTGTTGTTCGAACCTTGGACGGTGCAGACAAAGCTAGGTGGATTTTACAAAGTTTACACGCCGCTTTGGAAGGCTGTGCGCGGCAGAGAGGTACCCGAGCCCTTGCCGGCGCCAACACGGATTCCGGGACCAGAGACCTATCCGAGCTCAGAGGCGCTGGGCGCATGGGGCTTGGGACGCGCTATGCAGCGCGGCGCTGCGATCGTGGAACGCTACGCGCGGGTTGGTGCGGATCTGGCACAGGAGAGATTGGCGGAATTCACCAGCGGCGCGTTGCGGCACTATGGCGAGGGGCGGGATATTCCCGGTGAAGATGGCACGTCAAAATTAGCAGAAAATCTCGCTCTGGGGGAAATTACCCCCGCGCAATGCTGGCACGCCGGGCAAGCTGAATTGAACCGTGGCAATCCGGGGGCAGAAATTTTCCTCAAAGAATTGGTCTGGCGCGAGTTTGCCTATCACTTGCTGCACCATACACCGCAAATCCTGACGCGAAATTGGAAACCGGCTTGGGATGCCTTTCCCTGGAGCGAGGAGGCCAGCAGCGCCAAATTTACCGCGTGGAAAACCGGGCGCACGGGGCTTGAGTTTATCGATGCGGCGATGCGCGAGCTTTATGTCACGGGCACCATGCACAACCGTGGGCGGATGATTGTCGCGTCTTATTTGACCAAACATCTCATGACCCATTGGCGGCTTGGGCAGGCTTGGTTTGAAGATTGCTTGATTGATTGGGATCCGGCGAGCAACGCGATGGGATGGCAATGGGCGGCGGGCAGTGGCCCGGATGCGGCGCCCTATTTCCGCGTGTTCAATCCCGAAACCCAGATCGAGAAATTTGATGCAGATCGGCGTTACCGCAAGATGTGGATTGCAGAGGGGCAGGCAAATCCGCCGGCCAGCGCGCTGCAATATTTTGACGCTATCCCAAGGTCTTGGGGCCTGTCGGCGCAGAGTGCCTACCCTGCGCCGATCGTTTCAGCCAAAGAGGGGCGCGAAATCGCCCTGTCGTTCTATAAAACCCGTGACTTCTAA
- a CDS encoding NUDIX domain-containing protein, with the protein MTHVFLFGTLCWPDLLDLVGGASCRAGVEAELPGYHVTWAKGQPFPAIHPKAGCQARGILLRGCDGQVLARMDHYESGFGYKLHPVTVMAAGGSVQAQVYLPPDGLEPGPEWSLTDWQAAHGALALEAAWEVMAVMGQMSPAELAEAYPMMRVRADARLKARSDPTPPSPSGLSRADVVVHGHSQPYTKFFALQQAELSVPRFDGAGSERVDRAAFVGTDAAIVLPYDPKTDRVLLVEQFRFGPFVRADAHPWLMEPVAGRIDAGETPEGAAIRESFEEAGLKIGDLHRVHSGYSSPGCSSEYFHIFVGLADIGDAAAILSGLQDESEDIQGHILSFDDFYHRLTTHQLPVVPLALAGYWLAQNRDMLRKNS; encoded by the coding sequence ATGACCCATGTGTTTTTGTTCGGCACGCTGTGTTGGCCGGATCTGTTGGATCTTGTGGGCGGGGCAAGCTGCCGCGCAGGAGTGGAGGCGGAGTTACCAGGCTACCATGTCACCTGGGCAAAAGGGCAACCTTTTCCGGCAATCCACCCTAAAGCGGGCTGTCAGGCGCGGGGCATTTTGCTGCGGGGATGCGATGGGCAAGTTTTGGCCCGTATGGATCACTATGAAAGTGGCTTTGGCTATAAGCTGCACCCGGTGACGGTCATGGCCGCTGGGGGCTCTGTGCAGGCGCAAGTTTACCTGCCGCCCGACGGTCTGGAGCCGGGGCCCGAGTGGTCTTTGACCGATTGGCAAGCGGCACATGGAGCTTTGGCTTTGGAAGCGGCTTGGGAGGTTATGGCCGTTATGGGGCAGATGTCACCGGCGGAGCTGGCCGAGGCCTATCCCATGATGCGCGTGCGTGCGGACGCAAGGCTCAAGGCGCGGTCAGACCCGACGCCGCCGTCGCCCTCTGGTCTGAGCCGCGCCGATGTGGTGGTGCATGGACACAGCCAGCCCTATACAAAATTTTTCGCCTTGCAGCAGGCCGAGCTTTCCGTGCCGCGGTTTGATGGGGCAGGGAGCGAGCGGGTGGACCGGGCGGCCTTTGTTGGCACAGATGCCGCCATTGTTCTGCCCTATGATCCAAAGACAGATCGGGTCTTGTTGGTTGAGCAATTTCGTTTTGGCCCCTTTGTGCGGGCCGATGCCCACCCGTGGTTGATGGAGCCGGTTGCCGGCCGTATTGATGCGGGCGAGACCCCCGAAGGCGCTGCGATCCGTGAGAGCTTTGAAGAGGCGGGGCTGAAGATCGGGGATCTGCACAGGGTGCATAGTGGCTATAGCTCACCGGGGTGTAGCAGTGAGTATTTTCACATTTTTGTGGGCTTGGCTGATATTGGTGATGCGGCGGCGATCTTGAGCGGATTGCAGGATGAATCTGAGGATATCCAAGGGCATATCCTGAGCTTTGATGACTTCTACCACCGCCTGACGACCCATCAATTGCCCGTGGTGCCCCTAGCTTTGGCCGGCTATTGGCTCGCACAAAATCGAGACATGTTGCGTAAGAATTCTTGA